A genomic segment from Amia ocellicauda isolate fAmiCal2 chromosome 13, fAmiCal2.hap1, whole genome shotgun sequence encodes:
- the intu gene encoding protein inturned isoform X1 produces the protein MAAKDTHSLESPFTLDPYREREGEEEEEEEGSSSSSSSSSDSGSSRSDSDDLEPEWLDDVQRNGELFYLELSEGEEEAALSQAAAQSPAPNHVRFSEQEAEIIPHGGPPREGPRPEPRLKKLAKILRRKRPSRRGGDRQGGHGCPSSSRPASILKSQPGPRPGPTLQPALRDVCVYVNPKRLTGGGAAQGGLLEALIGILHRPVWDRKQDGQGEEPSAANEEERLAVHGLLPGSPALKCGQILIGDVLIAVNDVDVTSENIERVLSCIPGPTQVKLTLETAPVHAEAAGPVPSPGCPAAPPVSTLVRLLWGEETAELQMSLGDIPHVVMYLSLKLDSESSREEQEILYQYPVSEASRPLKGLRGIFLTLCDMLGTVTGGQIISSTLLLNKQLVHVGYWKEGDALLVIGLPADRVPLPQLQPVIRGLVRTLKVMYGSLDRAFCEADNVPRLDHFFCLFFQQRLQPEKLWGGGGGGSPAPDLCGPLFLDCVPALRWLSLPPETKVEIDTILSDLESADFGEMSEDYYGMRRLYVTLGSCLFYKGYLIATHLPTEQLMDVSLYCQHYCLLALGGAQRVGQLLVWREVFPQRGSPPDPPAQAAQGYTEPPHARHFLLIVGLRHFLQCVLLEAGGCAARAEGSQGPDCVYVDQVKATLLQLEGLAGSIEERLAAPPTPGLSCADWFLPAGRDRLDSVPGSPVFGRLPGSSKAPSPTGRRGLFGEATLRSRRPSPQRSLSDSGGEGPGDVSALSPLSTPEAGRRQGRRDSLGSGGSEGSGGSTALLKSSKKRLPNPFHLGTLKKSLSERETEEMYNTLKLSSGVENTLFHYVCMETARGIFLAPTHRELAQLSGSIHPQLIRNFHRCCVAIRALLRPGRSTMERAPGESGRQSLSGLGPVKEHGVLFQCQPENWTDQRKPPPTLTYWVIGRMILEPTPQEFYVCFHDSVEEVPVEMAFRLSFGLAL, from the exons GAGGGCGAGGAGGAGGCTGCTCTGTCCCAGGCCGCCGCTCAGAGCCCGGCCCCCAACCACGTGCGCTTCAGCGAGCAGGAGGCCGAGATCATCCCGCACGGGGGGCCGCCGAGAGAGGGGCCCAGGCCAGAGCCCCGGCTCAAGAAACTGGCCAAGATCCTGAGGAGGAAGCGGCCATCCCGGCGCGGCggagacagacagggaggcCACGGCTGCCCGTCCTCCTCACGGCCGGCTTCCATCCTCAAGAGCCAGCCGGGGCCCAGGCCGGGGCCGACCCTGCAGCCGGCGCTCAGGGATGTCTGCGTCTACGTCAACCCCAAGAGGCTGACGGGCGGCGGGGCGGCCCAGGGGGGATTGCTGGAGGCCTTGATCGGCATCCTCCACCGCCCGGTCTGGGACAGGAAGCAGGACGGCCAGGGGGAGGAGCCCAGCGCAGCCAATGAGGAGGAGAGGCTGGCCGTGCACGGGCTGCTGCCAGGAAGCCCCGCCCTCAAGTGCGGCCAGATTCTGATTG GAGACGTCCTCATCGCTGTCAACGACGTGGACGTGACGTCGGAGAACATCGAGCGAGTCCTGTCCTGCATCCCCGGGCCCACACAG GTGAAGCTGACGCTGGAGACGGCCCCTGTCCACGCAGAGGCCGCCGGCCCGGTGCCCTCCCCCGGCTGCCCCGCCGCCCCGCCGGTCAGCACGCTGGTGCGGCTGCTGTGGGGGGAGGAGACGGCGGAGCTGCAGATGTCCCTGGGCGACATCCCCCACGTGGTCATGTACCTGTCGCTCAAGCTGGACTCGGAGTCTTCCAGAGAGGAG CAGGAGATCCTGTACCAGTACCCAGTGTCCGAGGCGTCCCGGCCACTCAAGGGCCTGCGCGGCATCTTCCTCACGCTCTGCGACATGCTGGGGACCGTCACCGGGGGACAGATCATCAG CTCAACGCTGCTGCTGAACAAACAGCTGGTCCACGTGGGCTACTGGAAGGAAGGAGACGCGCTGCTGGTCATCGGCCTACCTGCGGACAG GGTCCCTCTTCCACAGCTGCAGCCCGTCATCAGGGGGCTCGTCCGGACGCTGAAGGTGATGTACGGCTCCCTGGACAG GGCGTTCTGTGAGGCAGACAACGTGCCTCGGCTGGATCATTTCTTCTGCCTGTTCTTCCAGCAGCGGCTCCAGCCAGAGAAGctgtgggggggtggtggtggcggATCTCCTGCCCCCGACCTCTGCGGCCCACTGTTCCTGGACTGTGTGCCGGCGCTGCGCTGGCTCTCCTTGCCCCCCGAGACCAAG GTGGAAATCGACACCATCCTGTCTGACCTGGAGTCGGCGGACTTTGGGGAGATG TCCGAGGATTACTACGGCATGAGGCGCCTGTATGTGACTCTGGGCTCCTGCTTGTTTTACAAG GGGTATTTGATCGCGACCCACCTGCCCACAGAGCAGCTGATGGACGTGTCTCTGTACTGCCAGCACTACTGCCTGCTGGCCCTGGGGGGGGCACAGCGCGTGGGCCAGCTGCTCGTGTGGAGGGAGGTGTTTCCTCAGCGTGGCTCTCCGCCGGACCCCCCCGCCCAGGCCGCGCAGGGCTACACCGAGCCCCCCCACGCACGGCACTTCCTGCTCATCGTGGGACTG AGACATTTCCTGCAGTGCGTGCTGCTGGAGGCGGGGGGCTGCGCGGCACGGGCGGAgggcagccagggcccggactgtgTATACGTGGACCAGGTCAAGGCCACACTGCTGCAGCTGGAGGGCCTGGCGGGCAGCATCGAGGAGCGCCTGGCTGCGCCCCCCACACCCGGCCTGTCCTGCGCAGACTGGTTCCTGCCGGCTGGCCGCGACCGGCTGGACAGTGTCCCCGGCTCCCCCGTGTTCGGACGGCTGCCCGGCTCCTCCAAGGCGCCCTCGCCCACCGGCCGGCGGGGGCTGTTCGGGGAGGCCACCCTGCGGTCCCGGAGACCCAGCCCCCAGCGCAGCCTGTCGGACAGCGGCGGCGAGGGACCCGGAGACGTCTCCGCGCTCAGCCCGCTCTCCACCCCTGAGGCCGGGCGCCGGCAGGGCCGTAGAGACTCGCTGGGCTCCGGGGGCTCCGAGGGAAGTGGCGGCAGCACAGCTCTACTCAAG AGCTCCAAGAAGAGGCTTCCGAACCCTTTCCATCTGGGCACCCTGAAGAAGAGCCTGTCCGAGAGGGAGACGGAGGAGATGTACAACACCCTGAA GCTGTCGTCGGGCGTGGAGAACACGCTGTTCCACTACGTGTGCATGGAGACCGCGCGGGGCATCTTCCTGGCGCCCACGCACCGGGAGCTGGCGCAGCTGAGCGGCTCCATCCACCCGCAGCTCATCAGGAACTTCCACCGCTGCTGCGTGGCCATCCGGGCCCTGCTGAGGCCCGGCCGCTCCACCATG GAACGGGCGCCGGGAGAGTCAGGGAGACAGAGTCTGAGCGGGCTCGGCCCGGTGAAGGAGCACGGGGTTCTGTTCCAGTGCCAGCCCGAGAACTGGACCGACCAGAGgaagcccccccccaccctgacCTACTGGGTGATCGG GAGGATGATTCTGGAGCCCACCCCTCAGGAGTTCTACGTGTGCTTCCACGACTCGGTGGAGGAGGTCCCTGTGGAGATGGCCTTCAGGCTGTCCTTTGGCCTGGCCTTGTGA
- the ino80b gene encoding INO80 complex subunit B isoform X1, with protein MTTFPRHPCDADSRSSMTGGVGDEAGGHSAHKKKHKKHKKHKKKHHQEGEAGHSFSSEALESDSGVPKPQLKLKIKLGGQTLGTKSVPTFSVVPEEQRSPSPLMIVDDDEEPTEGVPIEQYRAWLVSDEDSNLDPSPLPDMDCESLLGGQEDEEEKWLEALEKGELDDNGELKKEIDESLLTARQRALLHKQQSQPLLELPMGYKEKEMTEEMLQKREERARKRRAQAAKKAEESKNQTIERLTKTSKAKIKSMRERKFKQAQCPMIRYSDSCQGAAISFPQGVPAPAPAPARPPALALSCGVTGCPNLKRYSCSRTGTPLCSLECYRKNLLVQSVA; from the exons gagTGGGGGATGAGGCGGGGGGCCACAGTGCGCACAAGAAGAAACACAAGAAGCACAAGAAGCACAAGAAGAAGCACCACCAGGAGGGCGAGGCGGGGCACAGCTTCTCCTCCGAGGCGCTGGAGTCCGACTCGGGCGTGCCCAAGCCGCAGCTCAAGCTGAAGATCAAGCTGGGCGGACAGACGCTGGGAACGAAGAG CGTGCCCACGTTCTCCGTGGTGCCAGAGGAGCAGCGCTCACCCTCCCCACTGATGATCGTGGATGATGACGAGGAGCCCACGGAGGGCGTGCCCATCGAGCAGTACCGGGCCTGGCTGG TTTCAGACGAGGACAGCAACCTGGACCCGTCCCCGCTGCCGGACATGGACTGCGAGTCGCTGCTGGGGGGccaggaggatgaggaggagaaGTGGCTGGAGGCCCTGGAGAAGGGGGAGCTGGACGACAACGGGGAGCTGAAGAAGGAGATCGACGAGTCTCTGCTCACGGCCCGGCAG AGAGCCCTCCTGCACAAGCAGCAGAGCCAGCCGCTCCTGGAGCTGCCCATGGGCTacaaggagaaggagatgacGGAGGAGATGCTGCAGAAGCGGGAGGAGCGCGCCCGCAAGCGCCGGGCCCAGGCGGCCAAGAAGGCTGAGGAGAGCAAGAACCAGACCATCGAGCGGCTCACCAAGACCAGCAAGGCCAAGATCAAGAGCATGCGCGAGCGCAAGTTCAAGCAGGCCCAGTGCCCCATGATTCGCTACTCCGACTCCTGCCAGGGCGCGGCCATCTCCTTCCCCCAGGGCGTCcccgccccggccccggcccccgCCCGGCCCCCGGCCCTGGCGCTGAGCTGCGGCGTGACGGGCTGCCCCAACCTGAAGCGGTACAGCTGCTCCCGGACCGGGACGCCCCTCTGCAGCCTGGAGTGCTACCGCAAGAACCTGCTGGTGCAGAGCGTGGCCTGA
- the ino80b gene encoding INO80 complex subunit B isoform X3 yields MGKKKDMIHDRFLSGVGDEAGGHSAHKKKHKKHKKHKKKHHQEGEAGHSFSSEALESDSGVPKPQLKLKIKLGGQTLGTKSVPTFSVVPEEQRSPSPLMIVDDDEEPTEGVPIEQYRAWLVSDEDSNLDPSPLPDMDCESLLGGQEDEEEKWLEALEKGELDDNGELKKEIDESLLTARQRALLHKQQSQPLLELPMGYKEKEMTEEMLQKREERARKRRAQAAKKAEESKNQTIERLTKTSKAKIKSMRERKFKQAQCPMIRYSDSCQGAAISFPQGVPAPAPAPARPPALALSCGVTGCPNLKRYSCSRTGTPLCSLECYRKNLLVQSVA; encoded by the exons gagTGGGGGATGAGGCGGGGGGCCACAGTGCGCACAAGAAGAAACACAAGAAGCACAAGAAGCACAAGAAGAAGCACCACCAGGAGGGCGAGGCGGGGCACAGCTTCTCCTCCGAGGCGCTGGAGTCCGACTCGGGCGTGCCCAAGCCGCAGCTCAAGCTGAAGATCAAGCTGGGCGGACAGACGCTGGGAACGAAGAG CGTGCCCACGTTCTCCGTGGTGCCAGAGGAGCAGCGCTCACCCTCCCCACTGATGATCGTGGATGATGACGAGGAGCCCACGGAGGGCGTGCCCATCGAGCAGTACCGGGCCTGGCTGG TTTCAGACGAGGACAGCAACCTGGACCCGTCCCCGCTGCCGGACATGGACTGCGAGTCGCTGCTGGGGGGccaggaggatgaggaggagaaGTGGCTGGAGGCCCTGGAGAAGGGGGAGCTGGACGACAACGGGGAGCTGAAGAAGGAGATCGACGAGTCTCTGCTCACGGCCCGGCAG AGAGCCCTCCTGCACAAGCAGCAGAGCCAGCCGCTCCTGGAGCTGCCCATGGGCTacaaggagaaggagatgacGGAGGAGATGCTGCAGAAGCGGGAGGAGCGCGCCCGCAAGCGCCGGGCCCAGGCGGCCAAGAAGGCTGAGGAGAGCAAGAACCAGACCATCGAGCGGCTCACCAAGACCAGCAAGGCCAAGATCAAGAGCATGCGCGAGCGCAAGTTCAAGCAGGCCCAGTGCCCCATGATTCGCTACTCCGACTCCTGCCAGGGCGCGGCCATCTCCTTCCCCCAGGGCGTCcccgccccggccccggcccccgCCCGGCCCCCGGCCCTGGCGCTGAGCTGCGGCGTGACGGGCTGCCCCAACCTGAAGCGGTACAGCTGCTCCCGGACCGGGACGCCCCTCTGCAGCCTGGAGTGCTACCGCAAGAACCTGCTGGTGCAGAGCGTGGCCTGA
- the intu gene encoding protein inturned isoform X2 — translation MAAKDTHSLESPFTLDPYREREGEEEEEEEGSSSSSSSSSDSGSSRSDSDDLEPEWLDDVQRNGELFYLELSEGEEEAALSQAAAQSPAPNHVRFSEQEAEIIPHGGPPREGPRPEPRLKKLAKILRRKRPSRRGGDRQGGHGCPSSSRPASILKSQPGPRPGPTLQPALRDVCVYVNPKRLTGGGAAQGGLLEALIGILHRPVWDRKQDGQGEEPSAANEEERLAVHGLLPGSPALKCGQILIGDVLIAVNDVDVTSENIERVLSCIPGPTQVKLTLETAPVHAEAAGPVPSPGCPAAPPVSTLVRLLWGEETAELQMSLGDIPHVVMYLSLKLDSESSREEEILYQYPVSEASRPLKGLRGIFLTLCDMLGTVTGGQIISSTLLLNKQLVHVGYWKEGDALLVIGLPADRVPLPQLQPVIRGLVRTLKVMYGSLDRAFCEADNVPRLDHFFCLFFQQRLQPEKLWGGGGGGSPAPDLCGPLFLDCVPALRWLSLPPETKVEIDTILSDLESADFGEMSEDYYGMRRLYVTLGSCLFYKGYLIATHLPTEQLMDVSLYCQHYCLLALGGAQRVGQLLVWREVFPQRGSPPDPPAQAAQGYTEPPHARHFLLIVGLRHFLQCVLLEAGGCAARAEGSQGPDCVYVDQVKATLLQLEGLAGSIEERLAAPPTPGLSCADWFLPAGRDRLDSVPGSPVFGRLPGSSKAPSPTGRRGLFGEATLRSRRPSPQRSLSDSGGEGPGDVSALSPLSTPEAGRRQGRRDSLGSGGSEGSGGSTALLKSSKKRLPNPFHLGTLKKSLSERETEEMYNTLKLSSGVENTLFHYVCMETARGIFLAPTHRELAQLSGSIHPQLIRNFHRCCVAIRALLRPGRSTMERAPGESGRQSLSGLGPVKEHGVLFQCQPENWTDQRKPPPTLTYWVIGRMILEPTPQEFYVCFHDSVEEVPVEMAFRLSFGLAL, via the exons GAGGGCGAGGAGGAGGCTGCTCTGTCCCAGGCCGCCGCTCAGAGCCCGGCCCCCAACCACGTGCGCTTCAGCGAGCAGGAGGCCGAGATCATCCCGCACGGGGGGCCGCCGAGAGAGGGGCCCAGGCCAGAGCCCCGGCTCAAGAAACTGGCCAAGATCCTGAGGAGGAAGCGGCCATCCCGGCGCGGCggagacagacagggaggcCACGGCTGCCCGTCCTCCTCACGGCCGGCTTCCATCCTCAAGAGCCAGCCGGGGCCCAGGCCGGGGCCGACCCTGCAGCCGGCGCTCAGGGATGTCTGCGTCTACGTCAACCCCAAGAGGCTGACGGGCGGCGGGGCGGCCCAGGGGGGATTGCTGGAGGCCTTGATCGGCATCCTCCACCGCCCGGTCTGGGACAGGAAGCAGGACGGCCAGGGGGAGGAGCCCAGCGCAGCCAATGAGGAGGAGAGGCTGGCCGTGCACGGGCTGCTGCCAGGAAGCCCCGCCCTCAAGTGCGGCCAGATTCTGATTG GAGACGTCCTCATCGCTGTCAACGACGTGGACGTGACGTCGGAGAACATCGAGCGAGTCCTGTCCTGCATCCCCGGGCCCACACAG GTGAAGCTGACGCTGGAGACGGCCCCTGTCCACGCAGAGGCCGCCGGCCCGGTGCCCTCCCCCGGCTGCCCCGCCGCCCCGCCGGTCAGCACGCTGGTGCGGCTGCTGTGGGGGGAGGAGACGGCGGAGCTGCAGATGTCCCTGGGCGACATCCCCCACGTGGTCATGTACCTGTCGCTCAAGCTGGACTCGGAGTCTTCCAGAGAGGAG GAGATCCTGTACCAGTACCCAGTGTCCGAGGCGTCCCGGCCACTCAAGGGCCTGCGCGGCATCTTCCTCACGCTCTGCGACATGCTGGGGACCGTCACCGGGGGACAGATCATCAG CTCAACGCTGCTGCTGAACAAACAGCTGGTCCACGTGGGCTACTGGAAGGAAGGAGACGCGCTGCTGGTCATCGGCCTACCTGCGGACAG GGTCCCTCTTCCACAGCTGCAGCCCGTCATCAGGGGGCTCGTCCGGACGCTGAAGGTGATGTACGGCTCCCTGGACAG GGCGTTCTGTGAGGCAGACAACGTGCCTCGGCTGGATCATTTCTTCTGCCTGTTCTTCCAGCAGCGGCTCCAGCCAGAGAAGctgtgggggggtggtggtggcggATCTCCTGCCCCCGACCTCTGCGGCCCACTGTTCCTGGACTGTGTGCCGGCGCTGCGCTGGCTCTCCTTGCCCCCCGAGACCAAG GTGGAAATCGACACCATCCTGTCTGACCTGGAGTCGGCGGACTTTGGGGAGATG TCCGAGGATTACTACGGCATGAGGCGCCTGTATGTGACTCTGGGCTCCTGCTTGTTTTACAAG GGGTATTTGATCGCGACCCACCTGCCCACAGAGCAGCTGATGGACGTGTCTCTGTACTGCCAGCACTACTGCCTGCTGGCCCTGGGGGGGGCACAGCGCGTGGGCCAGCTGCTCGTGTGGAGGGAGGTGTTTCCTCAGCGTGGCTCTCCGCCGGACCCCCCCGCCCAGGCCGCGCAGGGCTACACCGAGCCCCCCCACGCACGGCACTTCCTGCTCATCGTGGGACTG AGACATTTCCTGCAGTGCGTGCTGCTGGAGGCGGGGGGCTGCGCGGCACGGGCGGAgggcagccagggcccggactgtgTATACGTGGACCAGGTCAAGGCCACACTGCTGCAGCTGGAGGGCCTGGCGGGCAGCATCGAGGAGCGCCTGGCTGCGCCCCCCACACCCGGCCTGTCCTGCGCAGACTGGTTCCTGCCGGCTGGCCGCGACCGGCTGGACAGTGTCCCCGGCTCCCCCGTGTTCGGACGGCTGCCCGGCTCCTCCAAGGCGCCCTCGCCCACCGGCCGGCGGGGGCTGTTCGGGGAGGCCACCCTGCGGTCCCGGAGACCCAGCCCCCAGCGCAGCCTGTCGGACAGCGGCGGCGAGGGACCCGGAGACGTCTCCGCGCTCAGCCCGCTCTCCACCCCTGAGGCCGGGCGCCGGCAGGGCCGTAGAGACTCGCTGGGCTCCGGGGGCTCCGAGGGAAGTGGCGGCAGCACAGCTCTACTCAAG AGCTCCAAGAAGAGGCTTCCGAACCCTTTCCATCTGGGCACCCTGAAGAAGAGCCTGTCCGAGAGGGAGACGGAGGAGATGTACAACACCCTGAA GCTGTCGTCGGGCGTGGAGAACACGCTGTTCCACTACGTGTGCATGGAGACCGCGCGGGGCATCTTCCTGGCGCCCACGCACCGGGAGCTGGCGCAGCTGAGCGGCTCCATCCACCCGCAGCTCATCAGGAACTTCCACCGCTGCTGCGTGGCCATCCGGGCCCTGCTGAGGCCCGGCCGCTCCACCATG GAACGGGCGCCGGGAGAGTCAGGGAGACAGAGTCTGAGCGGGCTCGGCCCGGTGAAGGAGCACGGGGTTCTGTTCCAGTGCCAGCCCGAGAACTGGACCGACCAGAGgaagcccccccccaccctgacCTACTGGGTGATCGG GAGGATGATTCTGGAGCCCACCCCTCAGGAGTTCTACGTGTGCTTCCACGACTCGGTGGAGGAGGTCCCTGTGGAGATGGCCTTCAGGCTGTCCTTTGGCCTGGCCTTGTGA
- the ino80b gene encoding INO80 complex subunit B isoform X4 translates to MGKKKDMIHDRFLSGVGDEAGGHSAHKKKHKKHKKHKKKHHQEGEAGHSFSSEALESDSGVPKPQLKLKIKLGGQTLGTKSVPTFSVVPEEQRSPSPLMIVDDDEEPTEGVPIEQYRAWLDEDSNLDPSPLPDMDCESLLGGQEDEEEKWLEALEKGELDDNGELKKEIDESLLTARQRALLHKQQSQPLLELPMGYKEKEMTEEMLQKREERARKRRAQAAKKAEESKNQTIERLTKTSKAKIKSMRERKFKQAQCPMIRYSDSCQGAAISFPQGVPAPAPAPARPPALALSCGVTGCPNLKRYSCSRTGTPLCSLECYRKNLLVQSVA, encoded by the exons gagTGGGGGATGAGGCGGGGGGCCACAGTGCGCACAAGAAGAAACACAAGAAGCACAAGAAGCACAAGAAGAAGCACCACCAGGAGGGCGAGGCGGGGCACAGCTTCTCCTCCGAGGCGCTGGAGTCCGACTCGGGCGTGCCCAAGCCGCAGCTCAAGCTGAAGATCAAGCTGGGCGGACAGACGCTGGGAACGAAGAG CGTGCCCACGTTCTCCGTGGTGCCAGAGGAGCAGCGCTCACCCTCCCCACTGATGATCGTGGATGATGACGAGGAGCCCACGGAGGGCGTGCCCATCGAGCAGTACCGGGCCTGGCTGG ACGAGGACAGCAACCTGGACCCGTCCCCGCTGCCGGACATGGACTGCGAGTCGCTGCTGGGGGGccaggaggatgaggaggagaaGTGGCTGGAGGCCCTGGAGAAGGGGGAGCTGGACGACAACGGGGAGCTGAAGAAGGAGATCGACGAGTCTCTGCTCACGGCCCGGCAG AGAGCCCTCCTGCACAAGCAGCAGAGCCAGCCGCTCCTGGAGCTGCCCATGGGCTacaaggagaaggagatgacGGAGGAGATGCTGCAGAAGCGGGAGGAGCGCGCCCGCAAGCGCCGGGCCCAGGCGGCCAAGAAGGCTGAGGAGAGCAAGAACCAGACCATCGAGCGGCTCACCAAGACCAGCAAGGCCAAGATCAAGAGCATGCGCGAGCGCAAGTTCAAGCAGGCCCAGTGCCCCATGATTCGCTACTCCGACTCCTGCCAGGGCGCGGCCATCTCCTTCCCCCAGGGCGTCcccgccccggccccggcccccgCCCGGCCCCCGGCCCTGGCGCTGAGCTGCGGCGTGACGGGCTGCCCCAACCTGAAGCGGTACAGCTGCTCCCGGACCGGGACGCCCCTCTGCAGCCTGGAGTGCTACCGCAAGAACCTGCTGGTGCAGAGCGTGGCCTGA
- the ino80b gene encoding INO80 complex subunit B isoform X2 has translation MTTFPRHPCDADSRSSMTGGVGDEAGGHSAHKKKHKKHKKHKKKHHQEGEAGHSFSSEALESDSGVPKPQLKLKIKLGGQTLGTKSVPTFSVVPEEQRSPSPLMIVDDDEEPTEGVPIEQYRAWLDEDSNLDPSPLPDMDCESLLGGQEDEEEKWLEALEKGELDDNGELKKEIDESLLTARQRALLHKQQSQPLLELPMGYKEKEMTEEMLQKREERARKRRAQAAKKAEESKNQTIERLTKTSKAKIKSMRERKFKQAQCPMIRYSDSCQGAAISFPQGVPAPAPAPARPPALALSCGVTGCPNLKRYSCSRTGTPLCSLECYRKNLLVQSVA, from the exons gagTGGGGGATGAGGCGGGGGGCCACAGTGCGCACAAGAAGAAACACAAGAAGCACAAGAAGCACAAGAAGAAGCACCACCAGGAGGGCGAGGCGGGGCACAGCTTCTCCTCCGAGGCGCTGGAGTCCGACTCGGGCGTGCCCAAGCCGCAGCTCAAGCTGAAGATCAAGCTGGGCGGACAGACGCTGGGAACGAAGAG CGTGCCCACGTTCTCCGTGGTGCCAGAGGAGCAGCGCTCACCCTCCCCACTGATGATCGTGGATGATGACGAGGAGCCCACGGAGGGCGTGCCCATCGAGCAGTACCGGGCCTGGCTGG ACGAGGACAGCAACCTGGACCCGTCCCCGCTGCCGGACATGGACTGCGAGTCGCTGCTGGGGGGccaggaggatgaggaggagaaGTGGCTGGAGGCCCTGGAGAAGGGGGAGCTGGACGACAACGGGGAGCTGAAGAAGGAGATCGACGAGTCTCTGCTCACGGCCCGGCAG AGAGCCCTCCTGCACAAGCAGCAGAGCCAGCCGCTCCTGGAGCTGCCCATGGGCTacaaggagaaggagatgacGGAGGAGATGCTGCAGAAGCGGGAGGAGCGCGCCCGCAAGCGCCGGGCCCAGGCGGCCAAGAAGGCTGAGGAGAGCAAGAACCAGACCATCGAGCGGCTCACCAAGACCAGCAAGGCCAAGATCAAGAGCATGCGCGAGCGCAAGTTCAAGCAGGCCCAGTGCCCCATGATTCGCTACTCCGACTCCTGCCAGGGCGCGGCCATCTCCTTCCCCCAGGGCGTCcccgccccggccccggcccccgCCCGGCCCCCGGCCCTGGCGCTGAGCTGCGGCGTGACGGGCTGCCCCAACCTGAAGCGGTACAGCTGCTCCCGGACCGGGACGCCCCTCTGCAGCCTGGAGTGCTACCGCAAGAACCTGCTGGTGCAGAGCGTGGCCTGA